The genomic stretch gttgcagactctggcgcctttcagaacaggtgtatacatactgagatctaactaattatgtgacttctgaaggtaattggttgcaccagatcttatttaggggcttcatagcaaagggggtgaatacatatgcacgcacaacttttccgttatttatgttttagaattttttgaaacaagttatttttttcatttcactttaccaatttggactattttgtgtatgtccattacatgaaatccaaataaaaatcaatttaaattacaggttgtaatgcaacaaaataggaaaaacgccaagggggatgaatacttttgcaaggccctGTACTTCTCTATGTTAGTCAAATtatatttggtgtgtgtgtgtgtgtgtgtttgtgcagtaCTACAAGTCTCTAAGTATCCGTGTGGCAGTGATCGGTCTGGAGGTGTGGTCTGATCAAGACAGGATCAGTGTGTCTGGTAACCCCTACAGTACCCTGGGAGCTTTCCTGGCCTGGAGACGCAAACAGCTACACACACTACCTAACGACAACGCTCAACTCATCACGTTAGTGttacacgcacgcgcacacacacgcacgcacgcacgcacgcgcacacacacacacacacacacacacacacacacacaaacagactccTCAACGACAATGCTCAGCTCATAACATTAGTTTTACACACACTCCTTATTGCACTCTAGATCTCTAATCCATCCATCCTTaatccatctctctttccttccatTAAGACCATTCAGTGGAACTACAAAGCTGTGTTTTTTGTTTCCCCAGGGGAGTGTCGTTTCAGGGCACCACCATTGGGCTGGCCCCTCTCAGAGCCATGTGCTCAGAGTACCAGTCAGGGGGAGTCAACTCAGTAAGACTACAACTGAACTCATTTTGAGATTTGAACATAGCCAATAGCAGCCCACTAAAGATTTCTCTAATAGTATTAATATAGCAAAGTTGTAATAAAGTTATGATTGTGACACGTAGATCTAGAACCAGGCTAACATGTCACTTTGACTTTCAATACGGGAATCCACCCCTAACCATTGACCTCTACCCCCTGACCTCTACCCCCTGCAGGACCACTCTGACAGTGCTGTGGGCGTGGCAGCGACCATGGCTCACGAGATGGGGCATAACTTTGGCATGAGCCACGACAGCCCTGGGTGCTGCCAGGCCAAGCCTGATGATGGAGGCTGCATCATGGCTGCTGCCACTGGGTCAGAAAATCTATCTATGTTGAAAATATATTTCTTATTAAAGagattttatctcaatgagaataaacctgtataaataaaggttaaataaccaATGATATAATGATTGGCCCTGCTTTGTAAAAGACAGTCTTGGGACATGTTCAGCTGGGCAAAATGTTGTGGAATATTAATTTCTGTATAGAAATATATTACATAGAACAGACTTTCTTCTCTGACATGTAGAGTAGAAGGAATCATGTAAAGTCTtttcatggcatttctatctgcaatatGTCGCAACGTTGCACCTtactgaatacacccctggtgtgTGTGTCGCAGCCACCCGTTTCCGCGTGTGTTTAACGGCTGTAACCAGCGGGAGCTGAGCAGGTACCTGAGCTCCGGAGGGGGGAAGTGTCTGTTCAACCTCCCCAACACCAGAGCCATGTACGGGGGGCAGCGCTGTGGGAACGGGTacctggaggatggagaggagtgtGACTGTGGAGACGAGGAGGTGAGGGGGgagtgtgcgtctgtgtgtggggtgtgtgtgtgtgtatactgatTATTCATCCTCTCTCTGCAGGAGTGTTCCAGTCCCTGCTGTAATGCCAACAACTGTACTCTGAAGGCTGGAGCAGAGTGTGCCCATGGAGTCTGCTGCCACAACTGTAAGGTACTgtacacactctcctctctctctctcccctctctctctttctggtcatcctctctctcgcgctctctctctcgcgctctctctctctcggtcgctttctctctctctttctctctctctcgctctccatctcgtgctctctctctctctctctctatcccccaccctctctctcgctatcccccaccctttctctctctctctctctctctctgtctctgtctcttcctccaatatctctctctcttcctcactctctctctagttgaGGAGTCCAGGTGTGTTGTGTCGTTTAAtagtccccttctctctctctctctctctctctctctctctctctctctctctctctctctctctctctctctctctctctctctctctctctctctctctctctctctctctctctctctctctctctctctctctctctctctctctctctctctctctctctctctctctagttgaaaAGTCCAGGTGTGTTGTGTCGTACTCCATCGGGGTCATGTGACCTACCAGAGTACTGTGATGGGAAGGCAGAGTCTTGTCCTGCTAACTTATACCTGGTGGATGGTACTTCCTGTGACGGGGGGCGGGCCTACTGCTACACTGGCATGTGTCTCACCCTGGAGCAGCAGTGTCAATCCCTCTGGGGACGGGGTTAGTACCTGTCAATCACTCCAGGGCGGAGTTAGTAGGCGTGTTATTGCATCCTGTTATAAAGTAATGAATTGCTTTTACAGCACTTTTCAATATAACGCTCCCCTGTTGAAATCCATTGTCTGGTACAAAACCAGTCCTTAGCCCCCCTTTGGTGTCTGCGGCTTCAACAACATTGCTCACACCTATCTGGTTCCTTCAGATTGGCTCCAAGGGAGAAGGATTAGGGCTTGCTAATGGACTGGGCTCTGTTTGGTGTTATTTCTGTTTTCACTATCAGAGATCTTCACAGGACAGGCTTTACCTGACCACAGGAACTGGCCATCTGTCTGCTAGCAGGCGGTCATATAACACTGTGTGTTCTGTCCTCTCTAGATGGCCGTCCTGCTCTAGACCTGTGCTTTAAGAAGGTGAACGAGGCAGGAGACTCCTTTGGGAACTGTGGCAAAGACCTGTTGGGGAAATACAGAGGATGCAGGGACAGGTGAGGAGACACACAGTCGGCACCAAATGTGTGATCCTTTGCAAGTATAGAAGTGTCTCTTCCATGAACTACCATTTAACATTTCTTCCATACCTGCAGAACAATCCCTACATGTCCAAATCCATGTGACCTTTCTGTTGCTTTAGGGATGCCAGGTGTGGTAAGATCCAGTGTGTGAGTTCAGCCACCAAGCCCCTGGAGACTAATGCTGTTCCCATCGACACCACAGTCCGGGTGGGAAGCAGGAAGGTCCTCTGTAGGGGGACACACGTTTACCGACCAGGCCAGGGGGACGAGGAACAGGGGGACACACTGGACCCAGGACTAGTCATGACCGGGACCAAGTGTGGAGAGGACTCGGTGAGGGGTGGagggtgtggggtgtgtgtgtgtgtgtgcgctgtatATCTTATGTATCTTTTAGTCCTCTCTGTTGTGACAGGATGTCATTTACTGGACTATCTACTTATGATAatgactcactctctctctcactctctctctccttctctttctctctcactcactctctctctctctctctctctctctctaacagatcTGTTTCGGAGGAGAGTGCCGCAACGCGTCTTTCCTGAGAGCGGATGAGTGCAATGCCAAGTGCCACGGCCATGGGGTATGGGAGGGGCTGGGTGTGTGATAGGGGAAGGGTATGGGAGTGATGTGGGAGAGGTAGGTAGGCAGGCGTATGGGCTACTGTAGAATAAGGGAGGGGAAGGTGCTGGGTCTGAGGTTATGGACTCAGGGGTTTAATAAAGCTGTTATAACACATTATATAGAGTAGGAGGGATATTGACAGGTTGTCAGTGTTGAAACCGTGTTGCagtttcttcttctctctctctagctgtgtaACTACAACCACTacttatctctcctctcctcctcctctgttctctctctagctgtgtaATAACAACCACTacttatctctcctctcctcctcctctgttctctctctagctgtgtaACTACAACCACTacttatctctcctctcctcctcctctgttctctctctagctgtgtaACTACAACCACTacttatctctcctctcctcctcctctgttctctctctagctgtgtaACAACAACCACTacttatctctcctctcctcctcctctgttctctctctagctgtgtaACAACAACCACCACTGCCACTGTGATTCAGGCTGGGCCCCTCCCATGTGTGACCAGGAGGGGACAGGTGGAAGTGTCGACAGTGGACCTGTCATCAACCACAGTATGTTATCAATCAACCAACCAGTCACTCAAATAATGATTCAGTCAGTCAATTAAATCTAATAACTGATGTGGTGTTGCAAAAGACTACTAGGTTAAACAACATATATTTGATTGTTGGTTTTCAAGTAATCTTCCAAGTTAATGTTTGCTCTGACCTTTGTTGTTGATATTTGTGTTTCTAGGCAGTCTACTTCCTGTCCTGTTGCTCCTCCCCCTGATTCTCTTCGTCCTATTGGCTACTGTGGGACTGTGGTGTTGCTACAGCCATAAACTACATAAAAACCTTCCTCTGAAGACCTCGGTCCCACCACCCAAGATAATGTGTGTAACTCAAGTCTTTCTGTTGTTTTTACATCTTTAACTGTTTGGATTGATCTTATTTTATTCAAGGAAAATATGCAACATAGACATTGCACAGTAATCAACATCTCAGATTAAACATTGTGTTTGACTCCTTAGTTGTCCAGACAGTTGTCCAGTCCCTGCTGAAGCGAAACATCTACAAGCCAACAATCTTGCCAACAGTCACCTTGTGAACAGTCTTGTCAACGGTCACCTTGACAACAGTCATGCCAACGGCCATGCCAACCCTACCTTCCTACTGAAGAGACAGGGCTCAGACAGACCGGTGAGGGGTTCTGTTCATtcactttacaccactgtacttTGTATGTAAAGTACAGTCAATGCTAAAAATGGTACTCTTGACAGgtaaataacaaaataataatttCAAAAAGTACTGACAGTAATGCTGTGAGTGATTGATTGTGTTTGTCCTCCACAGAGTCAGTCCAGTCCTCGCCCCAGCCCCTCCACCAGGACCAGGCACGCTATCTTCCGTCCCACAGTGAAACCCCCTCCTATACCTGCTTACGCagcccagcagagacaggctgtatcccagccccagccccagccccagcctcaaccccagccccagccccagccccaaccctCTCTCCAGACCCTGCCAAAGCCCAAGCCTAAACCACCTCCCATCCCCAGCTACCTAGCCCAGCAGAAAGGACCCCTCCCGCCCCTTCCTCCAGCCATCCTGCCCCCCAGCCCCCAGTCCTCCCCCTCAACACCTCACAAACACAGACCTGACCCCCCCAACAGACCCCCGCCCCCCTGCCCGCTCTCCAAACCCAAAATTCCATCAGAAGTGTTAGAGAGAGGAAAGTCCAATCTGCCGCCACCTGGTGGACAGAAAAAACCAAGCAGGTAAGAACAGATTATACTGCAGCACAGAACTACAAGAACATCACAAAGTGTTTGctaggctatgtcccaaatggcaccctttttctTATACCTTtttcttatatagtgcactagtttttaCTTATCTGTTCTGTTCTAGATTCCAAAGCAACAGAAAAGGTAATTATAAAAATATCTGTTATTTTCACTCGATTTCATGACATTCCACTTTCTTTTCTAGATCCCAAAACAAGATCTCAGGGAGGAGTTGAGGACCAACACCGGACCACTGAGCTCAGTGAGATAACTGGACATCTAACTGGAcatttcttctctctctgtgagCTGCGTCTTTTTCCACGGTGTCCAAAGAGGAACATCACCATCAGCCTTTATGAAGAAAATGACACTGTGGGAAAGGAGACAGGAGGGCCACGGGTGGACACACAGGGATTcactccaaaatggcaccctaaaagtagttcactatatagggaatagggttccatttcagATGTGTCCAGGGATGCCATCACTGTAGAATGCTACTGTCTAGCCTGGTAGCCTCCTCTGTGGGCCCATCGAAGTCATTTTTATTTCATTCCATCAACAAAGACAAAGGAGTTGCCTGATTTAAGAAACATCTCTGGCTACTAGGCTAGCTGCCAGTCTATGTCATGCCTTACCACTTGAAACCAGGCGTACTTGTAATATTTAAGACTGGACTTTATCGACTGATTTAGTTATTGTGGATGGTACCTTATACCATGGGTTCACAGTATCATGTGTTGATATGCTGTTTCAGGTCTATTTATTTGCAAAGCTTCAGAGCAAAGAGACTAGTGTTTAAAGTGGATGTACTGTATATTGTTTCTACAAGAGCATGAGTCTGGGCGGCAGGtaccttagtggttaagagcgtagtgccagtaaccgaaaggtcgctggttctaatcccagagccgacttggagaacaatctgtcgatgtgcccttgagcaaggcacttaaccctaattgctcctgtaagtcgctctggataagagcgtctgctaaatgacaaaaaaactaaaaaactaaaacaaGAGTCTTAAGGGAATATCTTATATTAAGAAAACGCCATGCATTGAATGATGCTTAATGCTTCTAGTATGTGAATAAACGATTATAAGGACACAGACAtgcatgttattattattacatgtGTATACCTAAGATGAGGGACATCTCAAATGTAGCAATAACTATTTGAAAATTACATTGTTTTGGTATGActgtgttttttaaatttattttctGTATATTGTACTGTTCTTGTTTTGTTGGGTGCTAAATGCAGGTcttctgactgactgaatggatggatatttggacaCCTTGAAGGTTTTTATTCCTGTATAACTACAGTACGTTATCTTTTGAAATGTGATGCATAGGACAGCAGAGTCCGCCAAGTTATAGTCAGGCCCATAAAATCAATTCATATCAAATCATCTGGTTTCCTTGATTGTTGAAATTCACCCTCCACCATGGGACCTATGCAAACACTGTGCCTTCAGTTTGATTTTAAATAAAGTGCTTAAAAACAGGACTACATCTCAAGAGAATTCCAATCTATACTATCTCTACGTGTTGCCTTTTCCACTTGGTgagaaactacactgaacaaaaatagaaacagtaagattttactgagatacagttcatataaggaagtcagtcattaggccctaatctatgaattcacatgactggaaaaacagatatgcatctgttggtcacggataccttaaaaaaaatataggggcatggatcagaaaaccagtcagtatctggtgtgaccaccttttgcctcatgcagcgtgacacatctccttcgcatagagttgatcaggctgaatgttgtcccactcctcttcaatggctgtgcgaagttgctggattttGGTGGGAACATACACATtgttccagagcatcccaaacatgctctatgggtgacatgtctggtgagtatgcaggccatggaagaactgggacattttcagccaggaattgtgtacagatggggctgtgcattatcatgctgaaacatgaggtgatggcagcggatgaatgacatgacaatgggcctcaggatctcgtcacggtatctctgtgcattcaaatagccattgataaaatgcaattgtgtttgttgtccgtagcttatgcctgcccataccataaccccaccgccaccatggggcactctgttcacaacattgacatcagcaaaccactcgcccacacgacaccatcaGCGTGCCATTGGCCATTGAAGATgatcatttgcccactgaagtcagttacgacgccgaactgcagtcaggtcaagaccctggtgaggacgacgagcacgcagatgaccttccctgagacggtttctgacagtttgtgcagacattctttggttatgcaaacccacagtttcatcagctgtccggttggCTGGTCTCCGATgatctcgcaggtgaagaagctggatgtgagggtcctgggctggcgtggttacacatggtctgcggttgtgaggccggttggacatactgccaagttctctaaaatgatgttggaggcggcttatggtagagaaataaacattcaattctctggcaagagctctgcatgccaattgcacactccctcaaaacttgagacatctgtggcattgtgttgtgtgacaaaactgcacattttagagtggccttttattgtccccagcacaaggtgcaccggtgtaatgatcattctgtttaatcaacttcttaatatgccacatttgtcaggtggatggattatcttggcaaaggagaaatgctcactaacagggatgtaaacacatttgtgcacaacatttgagagaaataagctttttgtgcgtatggacatttctgggatcttttatttcagctcatgaaacatgggaacaacagtacactttacatgttgcgtttatatttttgttcattgtagtTAAAGTGGAATAAGAAGTGTCCTATAATGATCTATATATTGCAGTAGTGTCCTAGAATGATCTATATATTGCAGTACTGTCCTAGAATGATCTACAGATGGCAGTACTGTCCTAGAGTGATCTATATATTGCAGTAGTGTCCTAGAATGATCTATATATTGCAGTACTGTCCTAGAGTGATCTACAGATGGTAGTACTGTCCTAGAGTGATCTACAGATGGCAGTACTGTCCTAGAGTGATCTACAGATGGCAGTACTGTCCTAGAGTGATCTACAGATGGCAGTACTGTCCTAGAGTGATCTACAGATGGCAGTACTGTCCTAGAATGATCTACAGATGGCAGTACTGTCCTAGAGTGATCTACAGATGGCAGTACTGTCCTAGAGTGATCTACAGATGGCAGTACTGTCATACATAAACTGCCTTTAGTGTCATCAGATCAGTTATTCTCTCTACTGGCATGAATTGGCATTCCATTCAAAACATAATAAATATTGTTCTGGTGGTGGTAGTAGCTATAAGGCCTAGATTATATCCGTGGCGCGGAAGATCCACACtatagcgtgattgaaatttaaggtcaatgttcccgcgtttgcagagactgcattcacagtaaacctATGTAAACGTATGCATATGTCGACTTAAtcgaaattacctttaaatttaaatcacgCTATAAAGCAGGATCTTCCTCGCTACGGATTGAATCTAGAACAGGAGGTTGGTTGCACCTTAATtgaggaggacgggctcgtggtaatggcaggagcggaattggtggaatggtatcaaatacatcaaacatatgggtttcatgtgtttgatgccattgcattcgctctgttccagacattattatgagccgtcctcccctcagcagcctccactgtagcCCTAAGTAGGcctatgtctctgtctgtatgaCTGGACCAGATCAGAAGACATGTCATGACTACCAACTGCTGTTGTTGTTGACTACTAGAATACACCAGCCCGAATATACAGACAGctcatcctccctctcccccctcctccctgttcctccctcttcctccatcttcctcttcttctctctccaaaCTCCTCCCACTTCCCCTTATTTTttccatcctctcttctctcctgtcagaAGCAGCTGACTCCTCTTATCTCCATCCATTGTCTTGTTGCTTCACGGCCTTATTTACCAACTGGGAAATGTTACAGAAACTTCACTGGAAGAGCTGTATACTTGAAGGGATTCAATTTGATCGCGGGTTCTCGACAATGtggcttttaaaggcaatgttccctcgTTTGCGGAGATCGCATTCACAGTTATCGCTGCagatgtcggctcaatcagaaattgTCCTTAAAATTTGCATTGTCGACAACCCAAGATCAGAATGAATCCCATCTTAACTCAGTGGTTTTGGATAAACAAAGCAAATGTTTTTAGCAAATGTGTATTTGCTTTTAATGATTGATTTCAGATCGGTGGATAAAGCAGAGAGTTAAAAAGAGACCCCCTATAAGTTCACACGAGGGCCTGAAAGGTTCCTGTCCTTTGGATCTTCACTGAGATGAAAGACAGATTTACTCCAATCAAAAGACCCTAAACATCAAGGCTAGACCCCCCtaacccccaccacacacacacacacactctctctttggACTCTGAGGTTGTGGAGGTCTTCAGAGAGGGATGTTTGAGGTGAAGGGGGGGGTATGGGTGACGTAAGGGTGAGGTAGGGGAGCAGGGGGAGATGTTTGCTTATCTTAATTACCTTCCCTCCTGCACTGTGAGCTAATTATCGTTAGCATGTTGTGAGCTGCACTGCGACCCCTGTGGCGCATCATCCATTAGAGATGATTGGCTGTGGGATGAAACGCACGCCGGTGACACCCCCGACTTCCCGCACAcagtgggggagatagagagggagggaaaggtgATGAGGGGAAGGCATGGAATAGGGGTGAGGGGTACAGTGATGAGCTCACCTGCTGACACCTCCACCAGCATGACCCCTGGTGGTATAATGAGCTAATCAAGCCTGGGTTGGTTTCTCCTGTAAATGCAGATTTCCCTTTTTCTTCTGtctaaaactctctctctctcttacgtctttctgtctctgtccctgccttTCTCTATATTATAAAACATCTCTCCATCTCATGCTCTGCTATTCCAAGTGCTAGACCAATCAATCAGCCATTTCAGATTACAACCATCAGATCACCATAAAGGAGTGTTGGATTTTTGCTATTTTATCTCAAGGATGACCATTAGTCACTGCCTCTAATTTTATGCAAGACAGAGCCAATATCACACTTTAATTTAGTGTTATAGTTCCGTCAGGGGCTTCCATCACAGAGTACAGGTCAGAGGCCTTGTGGAATGGAGGGTTCGCTTAGCATTAGCCCAGGGGCTACTGGATTGGTATTGGACCTAGCCTAGCGATAGCCCAGGGGCTAGTGGAATGGAGGGTTAGCTTAGCATTAGCCCAGGGGCTAGTGGAATGGTATTGGACCTAGCATAGCGATAGCCCAGGGGATAGTGGAATGGAGGGTTAGCTTAGCATTAGCCCAGGGGCTAGTGGAATGGTATTGGACCTAGCATAGCGATAGCCCAGGGGATAGTGGAATGGAGGGTTCGATGTGTTCAGTGTTCCTGTGATTGAGGTTGGTGCCTCTGGTAGAGAAAGGTCACCATCAATGATTAATGAGAGAGAAATGTCGTCTGGGAGGATGGGAGAAAGGGAGTTGGGGAggagggacgggagagagagggggagttggGGAGGCTGGGAGTGAGACcaccaactcctctcctctccctccaaccTCACTCTCaactcatctcctccctctcctcctctcttcctcctcctctcctattcccctaactctctccctcctgggtagctgggtccacattatattgctgggtagctgggtccacattacatagctgggtagctgggtccccattacatagctgggtagctgggtccaCAATACATAGCTGGGTAGCTAGGTCCCcattacatagctgggtagctgggGGTCCACAATACATAGCTGGGTAGCTAGGTCCCCATTACATAGCTGGGTAACTGGGTCCCCATTACATAGCTGGATAGCTGGGTCCCAATTACATAGCTGGGTCGCTAGGTCCacattacatagctgggtagctgggtccccattacatagctgggtagctgggtcccCATTACATAATTGGGTACCTGGGTCCacattacatagctgggtagctgggtccccattacatagctgggtagctgggtcccCAATAAatagctgggtagctgggtccaCATTCCATAGCTGGTAGCTAGGTCCCAATTACATAGCTGGGAAGCTGGGTACCAATTACAAagctgggtagctgggtcccAATTACATAGCTGGGTCCACATGATATAGCTGGTTAGCTGGGTCCCCATTACATAGCTGGATATCTGGGTAGCTGGTTCCacattacatagctgggtagctgggtcccaaattacatagctgggtagctgggtccccattacatagctgggtagctgggtccaCATTACAAAGCTGGGTAGCTGGGACCACATTACGTAGCTGGGTAGCTAGGTTGCTGGGTCCacattacatagctgggtagctgggtcccAATTACATAGCTGGGTCCACATGATATAGCTGGTTAGCTGGGTACCcattacatagctgggtagctgggtaGCTGGTTCCACAatacatagctgggtagctgggtaGCTGGTTCCacattacatagctgggtagctgggtccaCATTATATAGCTGGGTAGCTGGTTCCacattacatagctgggtagctgggtccaCATTATATAGCTCGGTAGCTGGGTCCCcattacatagctgggtagctgggtcccCATTACATAGTTGGGTATCTAGGTCCATATTACgtagctgggtagctgggtccaCATTACATAGATGGGTAGCTAGGCCCccttacatcaaatcaaatcaaatcaaattttattggccacatgcgccgaatacaacaggtgcacacattacagtgaaatgcttacttacagcccttaaccaacagtgcatttatttttaacaaaaaaagtaaaaataaaacaacaacaaaaaaagtgttaaagagagttaaagagttaaagtgactatgcataaataattaacagagtagcagcagcataaaaggatggggtgggggggcagtgcaaatagtccgggtagccatgattagctgttcaggagtcttatggcttgggggtagaagctgttgagaagtcttttggacctagacttggcactccggtaccgcttgccatgcggtagcagagagaacagtctatgactagggtggctggagtctttgacaattttgagggccttcctctgacaccgcctggtatagaggtcctggatggcaggatcttggccccagtgatttttttacattttagtcatttagcagacgctcttatccagagcgacttacagttagtgaatacattttttattttattttttatactggccccccgtgggaatcgaacccacaaccctggcgttgcaaacgccatgctctatcaactgagctacatccctgccggccattccctcccctaccctggacgacgctgggccaattgtgcgccgcccatgagtctcccggtcgcggccggctgcgacagagcctggattcgaaccaggatctctagtggcacagttagcactgcgatgcagtgccttagaccactgcgccactctgggccgtacgcactaccctctgtagtgccttgcggtcggaggccaagcagttgccataccaggcggtgatgcaaccagtcaggatgctctcgatggtgcagctgtataattgtttgaggatctgaggacccatgccaaatcttttcagtctcctgagggggaataagctttgtcgtgccctcttcatgggTAGCTGGGACCacattacatagctgggtagctgggtccacattaaatagctgggtagctgggtcccCATTACATAGCTAGGTAGCTGGGTCCCA from Coregonus clupeaformis isolate EN_2021a chromosome 21, ASM2061545v1, whole genome shotgun sequence encodes the following:
- the LOC121532913 gene encoding disintegrin and metalloproteinase domain-containing protein 19 isoform X1; this translates as MSPRKRLTRFNNLCSVYSLLSLYLIVVICCVGSVVSGHVAAAEEQRQSPQESSHRIEHIERYEITYPHWLQPARHRRSIHGEKQHPSEAEVLITAEGEEMTLRLHRNDQLLAPGYQEIWYSPSGSRQTSYPSSTGHCFYHGEVRGVEGSSVALSTCSGLRGLITVNTSVSYLIEPLPAITMDTQPPHAVFRAENLHLPNGTCGHRHSNQGQAEGLDDLIQGMMTTRGGRERRDVGQNMKYVELLLVADYAEFQKHGGDLNRTKTKLLEAANYVDKYYKSLSIRVAVIGLEVWSDQDRISVSGNPYSTLGAFLAWRRKQLHTLPNDNAQLITGVSFQGTTIGLAPLRAMCSEYQSGGVNSDHSDSAVGVAATMAHEMGHNFGMSHDSPGCCQAKPDDGGCIMAAATGHPFPRVFNGCNQRELSRYLSSGGGKCLFNLPNTRAMYGGQRCGNGYLEDGEECDCGDEEECSSPCCNANNCTLKAGAECAHGVCCHNCKLKSPGVLCRTPSGSCDLPEYCDGKAESCPANLYLVDGTSCDGGRAYCYTGMCLTLEQQCQSLWGRDGRPALDLCFKKVNEAGDSFGNCGKDLLGKYRGCRDRDARCGKIQCVSSATKPLETNAVPIDTTVRVGSRKVLCRGTHVYRPGQGDEEQGDTLDPGLVMTGTKCGEDSICFGGECRNASFLRADECNAKCHGHGLCNNNHHCHCDSGWAPPMCDQEGTGGSVDSGPVINHSSLLPVLLLLPLILFVLLATVGLWCCYSHKLHKNLPLKTSVPPPKIICPDSCPVPAEAKHLQANNLANSHLVNSLVNGHLDNSHANGHANPTFLLKRQGSDRPSQSSPRPSPSTRTRHAIFRPTVKPPPIPAYAAQQRQAVSQPQPQPQPQPQPQPQPQPSLQTLPKPKPKPPPIPSYLAQQKGPLPPLPPAILPPSPQSSPSTPHKHRPDPPNRPPPPCPLSKPKIPSEVLERGKSNLPPPGGQKKPSRSQNKISGRS
- the LOC121532913 gene encoding disintegrin and metalloproteinase domain-containing protein 19 isoform X2, with protein sequence MSPRKRLTRFNNLCSVYSLLSLYLIVVICCVGSVVSGHVAAAEEQRQSPQESSHRIEHIERYEITYPHWLQPARHRRSIHGEKHPSEAEVLITAEGEEMTLRLHRNDQLLAPGYQEIWYSPSGSRQTSYPSSTGHCFYHGEVRGVEGSSVALSTCSGLRGLITVNTSVSYLIEPLPAITMDTQPPHAVFRAENLHLPNGTCGHRHSNQGQAEGLDDLIQGMMTTRGGRERRDVGQNMKYVELLLVADYAEFQKHGGDLNRTKTKLLEAANYVDKYYKSLSIRVAVIGLEVWSDQDRISVSGNPYSTLGAFLAWRRKQLHTLPNDNAQLITGVSFQGTTIGLAPLRAMCSEYQSGGVNSDHSDSAVGVAATMAHEMGHNFGMSHDSPGCCQAKPDDGGCIMAAATGHPFPRVFNGCNQRELSRYLSSGGGKCLFNLPNTRAMYGGQRCGNGYLEDGEECDCGDEEECSSPCCNANNCTLKAGAECAHGVCCHNCKLKSPGVLCRTPSGSCDLPEYCDGKAESCPANLYLVDGTSCDGGRAYCYTGMCLTLEQQCQSLWGRDGRPALDLCFKKVNEAGDSFGNCGKDLLGKYRGCRDRDARCGKIQCVSSATKPLETNAVPIDTTVRVGSRKVLCRGTHVYRPGQGDEEQGDTLDPGLVMTGTKCGEDSICFGGECRNASFLRADECNAKCHGHGLCNNNHHCHCDSGWAPPMCDQEGTGGSVDSGPVINHSSLLPVLLLLPLILFVLLATVGLWCCYSHKLHKNLPLKTSVPPPKIICPDSCPVPAEAKHLQANNLANSHLVNSLVNGHLDNSHANGHANPTFLLKRQGSDRPSQSSPRPSPSTRTRHAIFRPTVKPPPIPAYAAQQRQAVSQPQPQPQPQPQPQPQPQPSLQTLPKPKPKPPPIPSYLAQQKGPLPPLPPAILPPSPQSSPSTPHKHRPDPPNRPPPPCPLSKPKIPSEVLERGKSNLPPPGGQKKPSRSQNKISGRS